The Chthoniobacterales bacterium genome has a window encoding:
- the groES gene encoding co-chaperone GroES, with protein MNVRPLGDRVLVQPIEEKETKKGGIIIPDTAKEKPQEGNVVALGTGKVDDNGKKVEFTVKKGDKVLISKYGGTEIKVDGESYLIMREDDILGIIG; from the coding sequence ATTAATGTAAGACCTCTCGGAGATCGCGTGCTTGTGCAGCCGATCGAGGAGAAAGAAACCAAAAAGGGCGGCATCATCATCCCCGATACCGCCAAGGAGAAGCCACAGGAGGGCAACGTCGTCGCTCTCGGCACCGGCAAAGTGGACGACAACGGCAAGAAGGTCGAGTTCACCGTGAAGAAGGGCGACAAAGTCCTCATCTCCAAATACGGCGGCACCGAGATCAAGGTGGACGGTGAGTCCTACCTGATCATGCGCGAGGACGACATCCTCGGCATCATTGGTTAA
- the groL gene encoding chaperonin GroEL (60 kDa chaperone family; promotes refolding of misfolded polypeptides especially under stressful conditions; forms two stacked rings of heptamers to form a barrel-shaped 14mer; ends can be capped by GroES; misfolded proteins enter the barrel where they are refolded when GroES binds) — protein sequence MAAKQLQFDENARHALLRGVEKLSKAVKATLGPSGRNVILDKKFGSPTITKDGVTVAKEIELEDPYENMGAQLVREVASKTSDIAGDGTTTATVLAESIYKEGLRNVTAGANPTSLQRGINKAVEAIVAELGKISKKVSDRNEIAQVATVSANWDKTIGEIIADAMDKVGKDGTITVEEAKSIETSLDVVEGMQFDKGYLSPYFVTNAEAMEAILDNPYILIHEKKISSLKDMLPLLEKVAKAGRPLLIIAEDVEGEALATLVVNKLRGTLQVAAVKAPGFGDRRKAMLEDLAVLTGGQCITEDLGIKLENVKLDDLGRAKRVTIDKENTTVVEGEGKNADIQGRVSQIRRQIEETTSDYDREKLQERLAKLAGGVAVINVGAATETEMKEKKARVEDALHATRAAVEEGIVPGGGVALIRAQKSIDNLKDLEGDEKVGVAIIRRAIEEPLRQLADNAGQEGALIVQEVKARKGNEGYNVATDKYEDLVKAGVVDPTKVTRSALQNAASISGLLLTTEAIITEMPEKEKGGGMPPGGGMGPGMGGMDY from the coding sequence ATGGCAGCTAAACAACTCCAATTTGACGAGAACGCGCGGCACGCGCTTCTCCGCGGCGTCGAGAAACTCTCGAAAGCCGTCAAGGCGACGCTCGGACCGAGCGGACGCAACGTTATCCTCGACAAGAAATTCGGCAGCCCGACGATCACCAAGGACGGTGTGACCGTGGCCAAGGAGATCGAGCTCGAAGATCCCTACGAAAACATGGGCGCCCAGCTCGTTCGCGAAGTCGCTTCCAAGACTTCGGACATCGCTGGTGACGGCACCACCACGGCGACCGTGCTCGCTGAGTCCATCTACAAGGAAGGTCTCCGCAACGTCACCGCCGGCGCGAACCCGACTTCATTGCAGCGCGGCATCAACAAGGCCGTCGAAGCAATCGTCGCCGAGCTCGGCAAAATCTCGAAGAAGGTCAGCGACCGGAACGAGATCGCGCAGGTCGCGACCGTTTCCGCCAACTGGGACAAGACGATCGGCGAGATCATTGCCGACGCGATGGACAAGGTCGGTAAGGACGGCACCATCACCGTAGAAGAAGCCAAGTCGATCGAAACCAGCCTCGACGTGGTCGAAGGCATGCAGTTCGACAAGGGCTATCTCTCTCCCTACTTCGTCACGAATGCCGAAGCGATGGAAGCCATCCTCGACAATCCTTACATCCTCATTCACGAGAAGAAAATCTCGAGCTTGAAGGACATGCTCCCGCTCCTCGAAAAGGTGGCGAAGGCTGGACGCCCGCTCCTGATCATCGCGGAAGACGTGGAAGGCGAAGCGCTCGCGACCCTGGTCGTGAACAAGCTCCGCGGCACGTTGCAAGTGGCGGCCGTGAAGGCCCCGGGCTTCGGCGATCGTCGCAAGGCGATGCTGGAAGACCTCGCGGTCCTGACCGGCGGTCAATGCATCACCGAAGACCTGGGCATCAAGCTCGAGAACGTCAAGCTTGACGACTTAGGCCGCGCCAAGCGGGTCACGATTGACAAGGAGAACACCACGGTTGTTGAAGGTGAAGGCAAGAACGCCGACATCCAGGGCCGGGTGAGCCAGATTCGCCGTCAGATCGAAGAGACCACTTCCGATTACGATCGGGAGAAGCTCCAGGAGCGTCTCGCCAAGCTGGCCGGCGGCGTGGCCGTCATCAATGTTGGCGCCGCGACGGAAACGGAAATGAAGGAGAAAAAGGCTCGCGTCGAAGACGCGTTGCACGCGACTCGCGCCGCGGTCGAGGAAGGCATCGTCCCTGGCGGCGGTGTTGCTTTGATCCGCGCTCAGAAGTCGATCGATAATCTGAAGGACCTCGAAGGCGACGAAAAAGTCGGCGTGGCGATCATCCGCCGCGCGATCGAGGAGCCGCTTCGCCAGCTCGCAGACAACGCGGGCCAGGAAGGCGCGCTCATCGTCCAGGAAGTCAAGGCCCGGAAGGGGAACGAAGGTTACAACGTCGCGACCGACAAGTATGAAGACCTGGTGAAAGCCGGCGTCGTCGATCCGACCAAGGTGACCCGGAGCGCGTTGCAGAACGCCGCTTCCATCTCCGGTCTCCTCCTGACCACCGAAGCCATCATCACGGAGATGCCTGAAAAGGAAAAGGGCGGCGGAATGCCTCCTGGCGGTGGAATGGGCCCCGGCATGGGCGGTATGGACTATTAA
- a CDS encoding ion channel encodes MKHRPQRPIATRAGRTEFLKINAAVGGWRDSYHWVLSLSWPRFALFLGGSYVVINLLFAALYVLQPGCIADLEPGSFPLAFFFSVETLATVGYGHNYPTTVYGHIIVTIEIFLGMIWLAVITGLIFVRFARPTARIVFSNCLLIAPHDGRLSLMFRVANLRHTSMAEAEFRIVYSRDERVLEGEDIRRFYDLEVYPSRMVTFPAALIIRHTIDEKSPLYGVTAERLEKEDAFFVASTLSLELVMAASVQSAQDYAPEDVRFGERFVDVYSEWEGGRLTVDYGRLHETEPCPGSN; translated from the coding sequence ATGAAACACCGGCCTCAGCGTCCCATCGCCACCCGCGCCGGACGCACCGAGTTCCTCAAAATCAACGCCGCCGTCGGCGGCTGGCGCGATAGCTATCACTGGGTCTTGTCCCTGAGCTGGCCGCGGTTCGCCCTTTTCCTCGGCGGCAGCTACGTCGTCATCAACCTTCTTTTCGCCGCCCTTTACGTGTTGCAACCGGGCTGCATCGCCGATCTGGAGCCCGGCTCATTCCCCCTGGCCTTTTTCTTCAGCGTCGAAACCCTGGCGACCGTCGGTTACGGCCACAACTATCCCACCACGGTTTACGGCCACATTATTGTCACGATTGAAATCTTCCTCGGCATGATCTGGCTCGCGGTCATCACTGGTCTTATTTTTGTCCGCTTTGCCCGGCCCACGGCCCGCATCGTTTTCAGCAACTGCCTTCTTATCGCTCCGCATGATGGCCGGCTCAGCCTGATGTTTCGCGTCGCTAATCTGCGCCACACCAGCATGGCCGAAGCGGAGTTTCGGATCGTTTATTCGCGCGACGAGCGGGTCCTTGAGGGGGAAGACATCCGGCGTTTCTACGACCTGGAGGTTTATCCGAGTCGCATGGTTACTTTTCCGGCTGCCTTGATCATCCGGCACACGATTGACGAAAAAAGCCCTCTTTACGGGGTGACAGCCGAACGTCTGGAGAAGGAAGATGCTTTCTTTGTCGCATCGACTCTTTCGCTTGAGCTGGTCATGGCTGCATCCGTGCAAAGTGCTCAGGATTATGCTCCGGAAGACGTGCGTTTCGGGGAACGTTTCGTTGACGTTTACTCCGAATGGGAAGGCGGCCGTCTCACCGTCGACTACGGACGCCTCCATGAAACCGAGCCGTGCCCGGGCTCGAATTGA
- a CDS encoding DUF5069 domain-containing protein codes for MSDSPKISAPDLTQRPPRSPHCRLGGYVTLARLLDKGRATIAGTNGEYTYDAPVDQHLKDFLGLDFGALKEQLAAGKGDGEILEWIGANAKHKRAEWEIDTWSSFMARRGPSGDVETLHYFTEYVAKFSKEREDVKTWFELVDLDDHVTLGGKA; via the coding sequence ATGTCCGACTCACCGAAAATCTCCGCGCCCGATCTCACCCAGCGCCCGCCGCGCAGCCCGCACTGCCGGCTCGGCGGTTACGTCACCCTGGCCCGCCTTCTCGATAAAGGCCGGGCCACGATCGCCGGCACCAACGGCGAATACACGTACGACGCGCCGGTCGATCAGCATTTGAAGGATTTTCTCGGGCTGGACTTTGGCGCCTTGAAGGAACAGCTCGCCGCCGGCAAGGGCGATGGCGAGATCCTTGAGTGGATCGGCGCGAACGCGAAACACAAACGCGCTGAATGGGAGATCGACACGTGGAGCAGCTTCATGGCCCGGCGCGGTCCGAGCGGTGATGTCGAGACGCTCCATTATTTCACCGAATACGTCGCCAAGTTTTCGAAGGAGCGCGAAGACGTTAAGACCTGGTTCGAGCTGGTCGATCTCGACGATCACGTCACCTTGGGCGGCAAAGCGTGA
- the gdhA gene encoding NADP-specific glutamate dehydrogenase, producing MKYDVSALMADVKAKNPSEPEFHQAVQEVVESLALVLDQHPEYRKAKIIERIIEPERVIMFRVPWQDDKGELHVNRGFRIQMNSAIGPYKGGLRFHASVNLGILKFLAFEQVFKNALTTLPMGGGKGGSDFDPKGKSDSEVMRFCQAFMCELFRHIGPDTDVPAGDIGVGAREIGFLFGMYKRLRNEFTGVMTGKGLTWGGSVIRPEATGYGAVYFAAEMLKTRKEEMKGKVCLVSGSGNVSQYTVDKLISLGAKAVTLSDSTGYIYDEAGIDRDKLAFVMDLKNNRRGRISEYADKYKGAVYTATDAAADHNPIWDHKADCAFPSATQNEINGKDAANLLRNGVYVVSEGANMPTDIEGVNQFLGAGILFGPGKAANAGGVATSGLEMAQNSMRISWTREEVDTRLFNIMRTIHEVCYRTAEKYGTPGNYVNGANIAGFLKVANAMMDQGLV from the coding sequence ATGAAATACGACGTTTCCGCGTTGATGGCCGACGTGAAGGCCAAGAACCCGAGCGAGCCGGAGTTCCATCAGGCAGTCCAGGAAGTAGTCGAGTCGCTGGCTCTCGTGCTCGATCAGCACCCGGAGTATCGCAAAGCGAAAATCATCGAGCGGATCATCGAGCCGGAGCGGGTGATCATGTTCCGCGTTCCCTGGCAGGACGACAAGGGCGAGCTCCATGTAAACCGCGGATTCCGCATCCAGATGAACAGCGCGATCGGGCCCTACAAAGGCGGGCTGCGCTTTCATGCCTCGGTCAACCTCGGCATTTTGAAGTTCCTCGCTTTTGAACAGGTCTTCAAAAACGCGCTCACGACTCTGCCGATGGGCGGCGGCAAGGGCGGCTCGGACTTCGACCCAAAGGGAAAGAGCGACAGCGAAGTGATGCGGTTCTGCCAGGCGTTCATGTGCGAATTGTTCCGGCATATTGGTCCGGACACCGACGTGCCCGCGGGCGACATCGGGGTCGGGGCGCGCGAGATCGGATTTCTGTTCGGCATGTACAAGCGGCTCCGGAATGAATTTACCGGCGTGATGACCGGCAAAGGCCTCACCTGGGGCGGCTCCGTCATTCGTCCGGAGGCGACCGGGTATGGAGCCGTCTATTTCGCCGCGGAGATGCTCAAGACGCGCAAGGAAGAGATGAAAGGCAAGGTTTGTCTCGTCTCCGGGAGCGGCAACGTCTCGCAGTACACCGTGGACAAATTGATCTCGTTAGGCGCAAAGGCGGTCACGCTCTCGGATTCGACGGGCTACATCTACGACGAGGCCGGGATCGACCGGGACAAGCTCGCCTTCGTCATGGACCTGAAGAACAACCGGCGCGGCCGTATCTCCGAATATGCCGACAAATACAAGGGCGCCGTTTACACGGCCACGGACGCGGCGGCCGACCACAACCCGATTTGGGACCACAAGGCCGACTGCGCCTTTCCCAGCGCGACCCAAAACGAGATCAATGGCAAGGATGCGGCCAATCTCCTTAGGAATGGAGTCTACGTCGTCTCCGAAGGCGCCAACATGCCAACTGATATTGAAGGGGTGAATCAGTTCCTCGGAGCCGGGATCCTTTTCGGTCCCGGGAAGGCCGCGAACGCGGGGGGTGTCGCCACCTCCGGCCTCGAGATGGCGCAAAACAGCATGCGCATTTCGTGGACGCGGGAAGAAGTCGACACGCGCCTCTTCAATATCATGCGAACCATCCACGAAGTTTGTTACCGCACGGCCGAGAAGTACGGCACTCCGGGCAACTACGTGAACGGCGCGAACATCGCCGGCTTCCTCAAGGTTGCGAACGCGATGATGGATCAGGGGTTGGTATAA
- a CDS encoding tetratricopeptide repeat protein — protein sequence MNNGDSTALEAEAKPAASSGFPPAVWYLAIIPSFLSFGFTMMRGSDLWFHLAIGRWILEHKSLPLVDLWSFTRAGKPWLQHEWLTDLLFGTVAKLFGQYSLAYVKWVLLVATLLLLFRVVWRLSGEPLSSYLSILLGAAVAVPFLDLRPHLVTNLLYVLLLCLLLPKKTPSWYLPLLFLLWANLHGGFFFGLMALAILLSPAIVSGPKPDRIRASLIWVSSALLSLLNPSGLKAFAYPLKYAFDRSSAFKQLDEWRPPFVDVGTHSPLYRYAIAIFAMATLFLLFRRWRGKEGLNWAALGLVLLTLAMSLTSRRFIVLFALSQSLITGPALAVLLAPVMKRIPSLIAPALAAGLGLFWLYPYPLAPYAFHYLTAEDDFPVETCNYIQINHLSGNVFSYYNWGGYLHLRTNGQMKVFIDGRADTVYDSETFRRYLTVQRFELGWREIIESSKAQYILWPRTSQGAPMAGLVESGKWKVLFDDFVSVLLVRTDQAPPEPLKPTPDSPYRQLTIGTQNLERRRYDVAELALKRALEEMPYLRTAFYKLAQAQTSQGKKEEALKTLDQCERVFPDRRRIAAAKALVH from the coding sequence ATGAACAACGGCGACTCAACTGCCTTGGAAGCCGAGGCCAAACCAGCGGCGAGCAGCGGCTTTCCTCCAGCGGTCTGGTACCTGGCCATCATTCCCTCGTTCCTGTCGTTCGGCTTCACCATGATGCGGGGGTCCGACTTGTGGTTTCACCTGGCGATCGGGCGCTGGATTCTCGAGCACAAGTCGCTGCCCCTGGTTGATCTTTGGTCCTTCACGCGGGCGGGGAAGCCGTGGCTGCAGCATGAGTGGCTTACCGATTTGCTGTTCGGAACCGTGGCAAAGCTCTTCGGCCAGTATTCTCTTGCCTATGTTAAATGGGTCCTTTTAGTCGCAACCCTGCTGCTCCTGTTTCGGGTCGTGTGGCGACTGAGCGGCGAACCTCTCTCCAGCTATCTCAGCATCCTTCTGGGGGCAGCGGTCGCGGTACCTTTTCTCGATCTTCGGCCGCATCTGGTTACCAACCTTCTTTACGTCCTGCTCCTCTGCCTCCTTTTGCCAAAGAAGACGCCTTCCTGGTATTTGCCCCTGCTTTTCCTTCTCTGGGCAAATCTGCACGGCGGCTTTTTCTTTGGCCTGATGGCCCTGGCGATTCTTCTTTCCCCGGCCATCGTTTCCGGCCCGAAGCCTGATCGGATCCGGGCGTCTCTGATCTGGGTTTCTTCCGCTCTTCTCTCTCTTTTGAATCCGAGCGGGCTCAAGGCGTTCGCATATCCGCTTAAGTATGCTTTTGATCGCTCCTCGGCTTTCAAGCAGCTCGATGAGTGGAGACCTCCGTTCGTCGACGTGGGGACTCATTCCCCCCTTTACCGTTACGCGATCGCCATCTTCGCCATGGCCACTCTGTTCCTTTTGTTTCGCCGCTGGCGCGGGAAAGAAGGCCTTAACTGGGCGGCGCTGGGCCTGGTGCTCCTCACGCTGGCGATGTCGCTCACCAGCCGGCGTTTTATCGTTTTGTTTGCCCTTTCCCAAAGCCTGATCACCGGGCCCGCCCTGGCGGTCCTGCTTGCTCCCGTGATGAAAAGGATTCCGAGTCTAATCGCCCCGGCTCTCGCCGCCGGTCTAGGCTTGTTTTGGCTCTATCCCTACCCGCTCGCTCCTTATGCCTTTCATTATCTGACTGCGGAGGACGATTTCCCGGTCGAGACCTGCAACTATATCCAGATTAATCACCTCTCCGGGAACGTCTTCTCCTATTACAACTGGGGCGGTTACCTTCACCTGAGAACGAATGGGCAGATGAAGGTCTTTATCGATGGCCGCGCGGACACCGTTTACGATTCGGAGACGTTTCGACGATACCTGACCGTCCAGAGATTCGAGCTGGGTTGGAGGGAGATTATTGAAAGCTCGAAGGCCCAGTACATTCTCTGGCCGAGAACCTCCCAGGGCGCGCCCATGGCGGGTCTGGTTGAGTCCGGCAAGTGGAAGGTATTGTTCGACGATTTCGTTTCGGTGTTGCTGGTGCGGACCGACCAGGCGCCGCCGGAGCCGTTGAAGCCGACTCCGGATTCTCCCTACCGGCAGCTCACCATCGGGACCCAGAACCTCGAGCGCCGCCGTTATGACGTCGCTGAGCTGGCCCTGAAACGTGCCCTCGAAGAGATGCCCTATTTGCGGACGGCTTTCTACAAGCTGGCTCAAGCGCAGACGTCCCAGGGGAAGAAGGAAGAAGCGCTAAAAACTCTGGATCAATGCGAACGCGTCTTTCCCGATCGTCGCAGGATAGCCGCCGCCAAAGCCCTTGTTCATTAG
- a CDS encoding tryptophan 2,3-dioxygenase family protein, which produces MRDTSAMECPFKSGSEPAYYGSYLAVDRLLGLQEPVSFVEGKLHAHDEMLFIIVHQTYELWFKQILHELNACCEVLQQPSADDDSPDMTVVVHRLKRIVEIWKVLNHQVDVLETMTPLDFLDFRSSLEGASGFQSTQFRQIEATLGLRMENRFRPEYYKHTEVGGFSEADLAVITDAEKTTSLLKLVEQWLVRMPFFGETFWIGWEGQAGEGDGTGGEKFWSSYRKLYDASLSDRDEKTDLLGKFDETFFKSGAGDFSPAALRAALFIMLYRDEPLFRLPFALLNSLIEIDEQLGNFRYRHLQMVRRMIGTRIGTGGSSGEQYLQGAVNKNYVYKELAGVITFLIERRNLPQLPKRLHRALRFSSADG; this is translated from the coding sequence ATGCGCGACACTTCGGCGATGGAGTGCCCATTCAAAAGCGGTTCGGAGCCCGCCTACTACGGGAGTTATCTCGCCGTGGACCGACTGCTGGGCTTGCAGGAGCCGGTCAGCTTCGTGGAAGGCAAACTTCACGCGCACGATGAAATGCTTTTCATCATCGTCCACCAAACCTACGAGCTTTGGTTCAAACAAATCCTCCACGAGCTGAATGCCTGTTGCGAAGTGTTGCAGCAACCTTCCGCCGACGACGATAGCCCGGACATGACCGTGGTGGTTCATCGCCTGAAACGGATCGTGGAAATTTGGAAGGTCCTAAATCATCAGGTGGACGTCCTGGAAACCATGACGCCGCTCGATTTCCTCGACTTCCGCTCCAGCCTCGAGGGCGCCTCTGGATTCCAAAGCACGCAGTTCCGTCAGATCGAGGCCACCCTGGGCTTGCGGATGGAGAACCGTTTCCGGCCCGAATATTACAAGCATACCGAGGTGGGCGGTTTCTCGGAGGCTGATCTCGCGGTCATTACCGACGCGGAGAAGACAACCTCGCTCCTGAAGCTGGTCGAGCAGTGGCTGGTCCGGATGCCCTTTTTCGGCGAGACCTTCTGGATTGGATGGGAGGGCCAGGCCGGCGAAGGAGATGGGACCGGCGGGGAAAAGTTCTGGAGCAGCTACCGAAAACTTTACGACGCGAGCCTGTCGGATCGCGATGAAAAGACAGACCTCCTCGGCAAGTTCGACGAGACGTTCTTCAAGTCTGGCGCGGGCGATTTTTCGCCGGCGGCGCTGCGAGCGGCTCTCTTCATCATGCTCTACCGCGACGAACCTCTTTTCCGGCTGCCCTTCGCGCTGCTCAATAGCTTGATCGAGATTGACGAACAGCTGGGGAATTTCCGCTACCGGCATTTGCAAATGGTGCGCCGGATGATTGGAACAAGAATCGGAACTGGCGGCAGCAGCGGCGAGCAATACCTGCAAGGGGCCGTGAACAAAAACTACGTCTACAAGGAGCTGGCCGGCGTGATCACTTTCCTGATCGAACGCCGGAATCTGCCTCAACTGCCGAAGCGCCTGCACCGGGCATTGCGTTTTAGTTCCGCCGACGGCTAG
- a CDS encoding IS1 family transposase, whose product MDEIWGFVGMKQRHATPEDRAKGFGDVWTFVAIDVESRMVPAYLVGQRDGYHADTFVEDLASRLNARPQISSDAMAAYADAVERGFGANADYGQLVKIYGAVEISEQRRYSPAKLIDARKVIVAGNPDESLISTSYVERQNLTMRMHMRRLTRLTNGFSKKRENFRAAVSLHFGYYNFVRVHKTLRMTPAMAGGVTDHIWTVPELMESAL is encoded by the coding sequence ATGGACGAAATTTGGGGATTCGTCGGAATGAAGCAGAGGCACGCGACGCCCGAAGATCGCGCCAAGGGCTTTGGCGATGTGTGGACATTCGTGGCAATCGACGTGGAATCCCGCATGGTTCCTGCCTATCTGGTCGGGCAGCGCGACGGCTACCATGCCGACACGTTTGTTGAGGATTTGGCGTCGCGGTTGAATGCTCGCCCGCAGATTTCTAGCGATGCGATGGCCGCATATGCGGACGCAGTTGAGCGGGGGTTTGGCGCGAATGCCGACTACGGCCAATTGGTTAAAATATACGGTGCCGTTGAAATCTCAGAACAGCGCCGATACAGCCCCGCTAAGTTGATTGATGCTCGCAAGGTAATCGTTGCGGGTAATCCAGACGAAAGCCTGATTTCGACCAGCTACGTTGAGCGGCAGAATTTGACGATGCGGATGCACATGCGCCGTCTGACTCGTTTGACGAACGGATTCAGCAAGAAGCGCGAGAACTTCCGCGCTGCCGTCTCGCTCCATTTCGGATATTACAACTTCGTTCGCGTCCATAAGACGCTCCGCATGACGCCCGCAATGGCCGGTGGCGTGACCGATCATATTTGGACGGTGCCGGAACTAATGGAGTCCGCTTTGTGA